In Sandaracinaceae bacterium, one DNA window encodes the following:
- a CDS encoding nidogen-like domain-containing protein produces the protein MMTRHPARSPVLVASLSALIAVSSLPGVAAAAPLLGGLGGPAGYGVGNLPANDDGSSAELDVRAAFPSGLAFFGTTYTSLWVNNNGNVSFGGRLNSFTPRPFPIASQPMIAPWWGDVDTRGGGAPARNGVYWSVTPGRFVATWHDVGFYASNDSLQNDFQMILTAAPPGVGDFDVEFRYNRCEWTTGDASGGMGGFGGTPAQAGFDAGNLMDFVALPGSLTMRVLDLCTTSNVGIPGIWRFEIRGGEVMCPGRGDPCSTGMPGECDAGTMVCLSADEAACMPDREPEEDLCNGLDDDCDGATDEALGSTTCGIGECVQTTANCVMGTPQTCVPRPPQMEACNLLDDDCDGVIDELPPLTCGVGACMNRVLPCVDGVPGRCVPGEPTPELCNGVDDDCNGLIDDTLPGCEPPDAGPPPVDSGMPFEDASTPPPDAGFADAGARECVGENCYPLSGRAGPIGRCNCRAAGSGGSPWPATAVFCALLGLLTLRRRGV, from the coding sequence ATGATGACACGCCACCCAGCCCGATCGCCCGTGCTCGTCGCGAGCCTCTCCGCCCTGATCGCGGTCTCGTCTCTTCCCGGCGTCGCCGCCGCGGCTCCCCTCCTCGGCGGCCTCGGTGGCCCCGCCGGCTACGGGGTCGGCAACCTGCCCGCGAACGACGACGGCTCGAGCGCCGAGCTCGACGTCCGGGCCGCGTTCCCGTCCGGGCTCGCGTTCTTCGGCACCACCTACACCTCCCTCTGGGTGAACAACAACGGCAACGTCTCGTTCGGCGGGCGCCTCAACAGCTTCACGCCGCGGCCCTTCCCCATCGCGAGCCAGCCCATGATCGCGCCGTGGTGGGGCGACGTCGACACCCGCGGCGGCGGCGCGCCGGCCCGCAACGGCGTCTACTGGTCGGTCACCCCCGGCCGCTTCGTCGCGACCTGGCACGACGTCGGCTTCTACGCCTCGAACGACTCGTTGCAGAACGACTTCCAGATGATCCTCACCGCGGCGCCTCCGGGCGTCGGGGACTTCGACGTCGAGTTCCGCTACAACCGCTGCGAGTGGACGACCGGTGACGCCAGCGGCGGCATGGGCGGCTTCGGCGGCACCCCCGCCCAGGCCGGCTTCGACGCCGGTAACCTCATGGACTTCGTCGCGCTCCCCGGCTCGCTGACCATGCGCGTGCTCGACCTGTGCACCACGTCGAACGTGGGCATCCCGGGCATCTGGCGCTTCGAGATCCGCGGCGGCGAGGTCATGTGCCCCGGGCGCGGCGACCCGTGCAGCACCGGCATGCCGGGCGAGTGCGACGCGGGCACGATGGTGTGTCTGAGCGCAGACGAGGCGGCGTGCATGCCCGACCGCGAGCCCGAAGAGGACCTCTGCAACGGCCTCGACGACGACTGCGACGGCGCGACCGACGAGGCCCTCGGCAGCACCACGTGCGGCATCGGGGAGTGCGTCCAGACCACCGCCAACTGCGTCATGGGCACTCCGCAGACCTGCGTCCCCCGCCCGCCGCAGATGGAGGCGTGCAACCTGCTCGACGACGACTGCGACGGCGTGATCGACGAGCTGCCCCCGCTCACCTGCGGCGTCGGCGCGTGCATGAACCGCGTGCTGCCCTGCGTCGACGGAGTCCCGGGCCGCTGCGTGCCCGGTGAGCCCACGCCCGAGCTCTGCAACGGCGTCGACGACGACTGCAACGGCCTGATCGACGACACCCTGCCGGGCTGCGAGCCCCCCGACGCCGGGCCGCCGCCGGTCGACTCGGGCATGCCCTTCGAGGACGCGTCCACCCCGCCCCCCGACGCCGGCTTCGCGGACGCGGGCGCGCGCGAGTGTGTCGGCGAGAACTGCTACCCCCTCTCGGGCCGCGCCGGCCCCATCGGCCGCTGCAACTGCCGCGCGGCCGGGAGCGGCGGCTCTCCGTGGCCGGCCACCGCCGTCTTCTGCGCCTTGCTGGGCCTGCTCACCCTCCGCCGCCGCGGCGTCTGA